A region of Toxorhynchites rutilus septentrionalis strain SRP chromosome 1, ASM2978413v1, whole genome shotgun sequence DNA encodes the following proteins:
- the LOC129767431 gene encoding exportin-6 isoform X1 has protein sequence MYSTEQINGTLAIDGAIHQAELLSIETLVNEFYHPGTSNSRKHAIEGQLQQFQRSSHSWAMCLHNLAHFNNQYFWFFNVSTIEVTINQRWHTLNELQRNQINESLWSTYAGFSQDIPGLQRDKIAQLIALIGKRQFPEQHPDYMNQVMELLKNKFILGITLLRSTSDEITSTKSDMNSERQKYLSYCVSMYLPSVFDILEKYAELCITRTSCKNGISLAHLPPPFGDDSRLQQAVLDLLLCVQQIFSWAPLDNITGPEFFQSLFVLARWNESYNDVSISALTTISELFYRQKPLPLPTVIATGVIDLLQQPTLKLSNELYQDKLTELLRLFTVQQWHKWSKDPHFPAISYLNSLFQYTFFGYGALAFTERLTIWTPIIRSFGATGNNGVTEKHTEKLLALSAGTVKRMLFQYDFDQQLDMLDSEELDDDNETELQHFFNQCIDTIALIAEIEPIRVYDMVFSEFASDSNGPYAQVLSTVGVLLNGSCFISPRSLEDDGGAGLRCKFRDFISLCQVIARISSLLHECSEKVSASLGRLIEDLVKLVEMVSDASGDPLEYFFVHLSPIASDLVDVVGQTLITVRSLLLVTHIPFGDAEMMRFVGCIPRFLSPPQKVKKDQLKTLSSAAAQLLLSVSANLRPKYLVQLIKPLVHSDLRHMERSTASTVRRAICNCFVLPWAGCSVQEQNFEGRAALLQEYIAFIAGDLIRLDLGHAFNACSFSLDYGQEEKIVSVAATVLSTLRDLLDYYQEQSSSVKQMLAAAYRPVIEKTLAIYSAASSKNCALVEHIFDFCLGIIRTLQIQLGQMFLKNIILLFLGKTKTEQVTVQRFRSLDILLKMFLLIVEQPGNASLLSDIISFSIEHVLPLVYSSEFTTSSSKCEQRGHADASLSLYLLFNGILLHRWQYFYKSSVLKQFAPSSVGALQQPQSALEHSDQFGAIMNAYGQAIVCASDPHITRATLQSLQALHERWKLYQKGFFRDNLLQSFEAAIIKALAAPEGIMHYELLLSVLHSMGEVDMKLLHGTFTGIGFPEDSKLVEDVCLASDYPTFAHRMNQLIQDTKCGQLTETA, from the exons ATGTATAGCACTGAACAGATAAAT GGCACTCTGGCCATCGATGGTGCGATACACCAGGCAGAGCTGCTGTCGATTGAAACCCTGGTGAATGAGTTCTACCATCCGGGCACATCCAATTCTAGGAAACATGCGATCGAGGGTCAACTACAGCAATTCCAACGATCATCGCATTCCTGGGCCATGTGCCTGCACAATTTGGCCCATTTCAACAACCAGTACTTTTGGTTCTTTAACGTTTCCACCATTGAAGTCACCATTAATCAGCGATGGCACACCTTGAATGAACTCCAAAGGAATCAGATAAATGAGTCGCTGTGGTCGACCTATGCGGGGTTTTCTCAAGACATTCCGGGACTTCAGCGGGACAAGATCGCACAGCTGATTGCTCTCATTGGTAAACGGCAGTTCCCCGAGCAGCACCCGGATTACATGAACCAG GTAATGGAATTGCTTAAGAACAAATTCATCCTCGGCATCACTCTGCTGCGTTCAACTTCGGATGAGATCACTAGTACAAAATCCGATATGAACAGCGAGCGGCAAAAATATCTCTCCTACTGTGTATCGATGTACCTGCCGTCGGTGTTCGACATTCTGGAAAAATACGCTGAACTCTGCATCACCCGAACAAGTTGTAAGAACGGAATTAGCTTGGCTCATCTGCCACCCCCATTTGGTGACGATTCACGACTGCAGCAAGCCGTACTCGATTTGTTGCTGTGTGTGCAGCAGATATTTTCGTGGGCTCCTCTGGACAATATTACTGGTCCGGAGTTTTTCCAGAGCTTGTTCGTGCTTGCTCGGTGGAACGAGAGCTATAACGATGTATCGATCTCTGCCCTGACGACGATTTCGGAGCTATTCTATCGCCAGAAACCCCTTCCGTTGCCGACGGTCATAGCCACCGGAGTGATCGATTTGCTTCAGCAACCAACCCTTAAACTGTCGAATGAATTGTACCAGGATAAGCTTACAGAGCTGCTCCGATTGTTCACTGTCCAGCAGTGGCACAAGTGGAGCAAGGATCCACATTTTCCTGCCATAAGCTATTTGAACTCGCTCTTTCAGTATACATTTTTCGGATACGGAGCGCTGGCTTTCACGGAACGTTTAACAATTTGGACTCCAATCATACGCAGCTTTGGTGCGACCGGGAACAATGGTGTCACAGAGAAGCATACCGAAAAGCTGCTAGCGTTATCAGCGGGCACCGTGAAACGAATGCTATTCCAGTACGATTTCGATCAGCAGTTGGACATGCTGGACAGCGAAGAACTTGATGATGAT AATGAAACCGAGCTGCAGCATTTCTTCAACCAATGCATCGACACAATTGCGCTAATTGCCGAGATCGAACCGATTCGGGTGTACGACATGGTCTTTTCGGAGTTTGCGTCCGACTCGAACGGTCCCTATGCGCAAGTTCTTTCCACGGTCGGTGTCCTGCTGAACGGATCCTGTTTCATATCGCCGCGTTCACTGGAGGATGACGGAGGTGCCGGACTGCGGTGTAAATTCCGTGATTTCATTTCCCTGTGCCAAGTGATAGCCCGAATCAGTTCGCTGCTGCACGAATGTTCGGAGAAGGTTAGCGCATCCCTCGGAAGGCTGATCGAGGATTTAGTCAAACTGGTGGAGATGGTTTCCGACGCTTCGGGTGATCCGTTGGAGTACTTTTTCGTGCATCTTTCCCCGATTGCAAGCGATTTGGTGGACGTCGTGGGCCAAACGCTCATCACTGTGCGGAGTTTGCTGCTGGTGACACACATTCCTTTCGGAGACGCGGAAATGATGCGTTTCGTTGGGTGCATTCCGCGGTTTTTGTCCCCTCCGCAGAAGGTGAAGAAAGATCAGCTGAAAACGCTCTCGAGTGCTGCGGCTCAGCTGCTGCTCAGTGTTAGTGCCAATTTGCGACCGAAATACCTCGTTCAGCTAATTAAACCACTAGTTCACAGCGACCTTCGGCATATGGAGCGATCGACAGCCAGCACAGTTCGGCGAGCAATATGCAACTGTTTTGTGCTACCGTGGGCAGGCTGTTCAGTACAGGAGCAAAATTTCGAAGGTCGTGCCGCACTGTTACAGGAATACATTGCATTTATTGCCGGTGATTTGATTAGGTTAGACTTGGGCCATGCCTTCAACGCTTGTAGTTTCTCGCTGGATTACGGCCAGGAGGAGAAAATTGTTTCAGTTGCCGCAACTGTGCTGAGCACACTGCGCGATCTACTAGATTACTACCAAGAACAGAGCAGTTCCGTCAAGCAGATGTTGGCGGCGGCATACAGACCTGTGATAGAGAAAACTCTCGCCATTTATAGCGCTGCCAGCAGCAAAAACTGTGCCCTCGTTGAACACATCTTCGACTTCTGCTTGGGAATCATCAGAACCTTGCAGATCCAACTTGGCCAAATGTTCCTGAAGAACATTATTCTACTGTTTCTGGGGAAAACCAAAACCGAACAAGTCACAGTGCAGCGGTTCCGTTCGTTGGACATCTTGCTCAAAATGTTCCTACTGATAGTGGAGCAACCGGGAAATGCTTCGCTACTGTCAGATATCATCAGCTTCTCGATAGAACACGTGCTTCCCCTGGTGTACTCGTCAGAGTTCACCACCAGCAGCAGTAAATGCGAACAGCGTGGTCACGCCGATGCTAGTTTATCTCTGTACCTTCTGTTCAACGGAATACTGCTTCATCGATGGCAATATTTCTACAAGTCTAGTGTTCTGAAGCAATTCGCTCCCAGTTCAGTGGGCGCATTGCAGCAGCCTCAGTCTGCGCTTGAACACTCGGATCAATTTGGTGCCATAATGAACGCGTACGGTCAGGCTATCGTATGCGCCAGCGATCCTCACATTACCCGTGCCACACTACAGTCACTTCAAGCGTTGCACGAGCGGTGGAAGCTCTACCAGAAGGGTTTCTTCCGCGATAACTTACTTCAGTCGTTCGAGGCTGCCATCATCAAGGCGTTGGCCGCGCCGGAAGGAATTATGCACTACGAGCTGTTGCTGTCGGTGTTGCACAGCATGGGAGAGGTGGATATGAAGCTCCTGCATGGAACCTTCACCGGGATTGGTTTCCCGGAGGATTCGAAACTGGTCGAGGATGTTTGCCTTGCTTCG GATTATCCAACCTTCGCACACCGCATGAATCAGCTCATCCAGGACACCAAGTGCGGCCAGCTGACCGAAACGGCTTAA
- the LOC129767431 gene encoding exportin-6 isoform X2 — MGTLAIDGAIHQAELLSIETLVNEFYHPGTSNSRKHAIEGQLQQFQRSSHSWAMCLHNLAHFNNQYFWFFNVSTIEVTINQRWHTLNELQRNQINESLWSTYAGFSQDIPGLQRDKIAQLIALIGKRQFPEQHPDYMNQVMELLKNKFILGITLLRSTSDEITSTKSDMNSERQKYLSYCVSMYLPSVFDILEKYAELCITRTSCKNGISLAHLPPPFGDDSRLQQAVLDLLLCVQQIFSWAPLDNITGPEFFQSLFVLARWNESYNDVSISALTTISELFYRQKPLPLPTVIATGVIDLLQQPTLKLSNELYQDKLTELLRLFTVQQWHKWSKDPHFPAISYLNSLFQYTFFGYGALAFTERLTIWTPIIRSFGATGNNGVTEKHTEKLLALSAGTVKRMLFQYDFDQQLDMLDSEELDDDNETELQHFFNQCIDTIALIAEIEPIRVYDMVFSEFASDSNGPYAQVLSTVGVLLNGSCFISPRSLEDDGGAGLRCKFRDFISLCQVIARISSLLHECSEKVSASLGRLIEDLVKLVEMVSDASGDPLEYFFVHLSPIASDLVDVVGQTLITVRSLLLVTHIPFGDAEMMRFVGCIPRFLSPPQKVKKDQLKTLSSAAAQLLLSVSANLRPKYLVQLIKPLVHSDLRHMERSTASTVRRAICNCFVLPWAGCSVQEQNFEGRAALLQEYIAFIAGDLIRLDLGHAFNACSFSLDYGQEEKIVSVAATVLSTLRDLLDYYQEQSSSVKQMLAAAYRPVIEKTLAIYSAASSKNCALVEHIFDFCLGIIRTLQIQLGQMFLKNIILLFLGKTKTEQVTVQRFRSLDILLKMFLLIVEQPGNASLLSDIISFSIEHVLPLVYSSEFTTSSSKCEQRGHADASLSLYLLFNGILLHRWQYFYKSSVLKQFAPSSVGALQQPQSALEHSDQFGAIMNAYGQAIVCASDPHITRATLQSLQALHERWKLYQKGFFRDNLLQSFEAAIIKALAAPEGIMHYELLLSVLHSMGEVDMKLLHGTFTGIGFPEDSKLVEDVCLASDYPTFAHRMNQLIQDTKCGQLTETA, encoded by the exons GGCACTCTGGCCATCGATGGTGCGATACACCAGGCAGAGCTGCTGTCGATTGAAACCCTGGTGAATGAGTTCTACCATCCGGGCACATCCAATTCTAGGAAACATGCGATCGAGGGTCAACTACAGCAATTCCAACGATCATCGCATTCCTGGGCCATGTGCCTGCACAATTTGGCCCATTTCAACAACCAGTACTTTTGGTTCTTTAACGTTTCCACCATTGAAGTCACCATTAATCAGCGATGGCACACCTTGAATGAACTCCAAAGGAATCAGATAAATGAGTCGCTGTGGTCGACCTATGCGGGGTTTTCTCAAGACATTCCGGGACTTCAGCGGGACAAGATCGCACAGCTGATTGCTCTCATTGGTAAACGGCAGTTCCCCGAGCAGCACCCGGATTACATGAACCAG GTAATGGAATTGCTTAAGAACAAATTCATCCTCGGCATCACTCTGCTGCGTTCAACTTCGGATGAGATCACTAGTACAAAATCCGATATGAACAGCGAGCGGCAAAAATATCTCTCCTACTGTGTATCGATGTACCTGCCGTCGGTGTTCGACATTCTGGAAAAATACGCTGAACTCTGCATCACCCGAACAAGTTGTAAGAACGGAATTAGCTTGGCTCATCTGCCACCCCCATTTGGTGACGATTCACGACTGCAGCAAGCCGTACTCGATTTGTTGCTGTGTGTGCAGCAGATATTTTCGTGGGCTCCTCTGGACAATATTACTGGTCCGGAGTTTTTCCAGAGCTTGTTCGTGCTTGCTCGGTGGAACGAGAGCTATAACGATGTATCGATCTCTGCCCTGACGACGATTTCGGAGCTATTCTATCGCCAGAAACCCCTTCCGTTGCCGACGGTCATAGCCACCGGAGTGATCGATTTGCTTCAGCAACCAACCCTTAAACTGTCGAATGAATTGTACCAGGATAAGCTTACAGAGCTGCTCCGATTGTTCACTGTCCAGCAGTGGCACAAGTGGAGCAAGGATCCACATTTTCCTGCCATAAGCTATTTGAACTCGCTCTTTCAGTATACATTTTTCGGATACGGAGCGCTGGCTTTCACGGAACGTTTAACAATTTGGACTCCAATCATACGCAGCTTTGGTGCGACCGGGAACAATGGTGTCACAGAGAAGCATACCGAAAAGCTGCTAGCGTTATCAGCGGGCACCGTGAAACGAATGCTATTCCAGTACGATTTCGATCAGCAGTTGGACATGCTGGACAGCGAAGAACTTGATGATGAT AATGAAACCGAGCTGCAGCATTTCTTCAACCAATGCATCGACACAATTGCGCTAATTGCCGAGATCGAACCGATTCGGGTGTACGACATGGTCTTTTCGGAGTTTGCGTCCGACTCGAACGGTCCCTATGCGCAAGTTCTTTCCACGGTCGGTGTCCTGCTGAACGGATCCTGTTTCATATCGCCGCGTTCACTGGAGGATGACGGAGGTGCCGGACTGCGGTGTAAATTCCGTGATTTCATTTCCCTGTGCCAAGTGATAGCCCGAATCAGTTCGCTGCTGCACGAATGTTCGGAGAAGGTTAGCGCATCCCTCGGAAGGCTGATCGAGGATTTAGTCAAACTGGTGGAGATGGTTTCCGACGCTTCGGGTGATCCGTTGGAGTACTTTTTCGTGCATCTTTCCCCGATTGCAAGCGATTTGGTGGACGTCGTGGGCCAAACGCTCATCACTGTGCGGAGTTTGCTGCTGGTGACACACATTCCTTTCGGAGACGCGGAAATGATGCGTTTCGTTGGGTGCATTCCGCGGTTTTTGTCCCCTCCGCAGAAGGTGAAGAAAGATCAGCTGAAAACGCTCTCGAGTGCTGCGGCTCAGCTGCTGCTCAGTGTTAGTGCCAATTTGCGACCGAAATACCTCGTTCAGCTAATTAAACCACTAGTTCACAGCGACCTTCGGCATATGGAGCGATCGACAGCCAGCACAGTTCGGCGAGCAATATGCAACTGTTTTGTGCTACCGTGGGCAGGCTGTTCAGTACAGGAGCAAAATTTCGAAGGTCGTGCCGCACTGTTACAGGAATACATTGCATTTATTGCCGGTGATTTGATTAGGTTAGACTTGGGCCATGCCTTCAACGCTTGTAGTTTCTCGCTGGATTACGGCCAGGAGGAGAAAATTGTTTCAGTTGCCGCAACTGTGCTGAGCACACTGCGCGATCTACTAGATTACTACCAAGAACAGAGCAGTTCCGTCAAGCAGATGTTGGCGGCGGCATACAGACCTGTGATAGAGAAAACTCTCGCCATTTATAGCGCTGCCAGCAGCAAAAACTGTGCCCTCGTTGAACACATCTTCGACTTCTGCTTGGGAATCATCAGAACCTTGCAGATCCAACTTGGCCAAATGTTCCTGAAGAACATTATTCTACTGTTTCTGGGGAAAACCAAAACCGAACAAGTCACAGTGCAGCGGTTCCGTTCGTTGGACATCTTGCTCAAAATGTTCCTACTGATAGTGGAGCAACCGGGAAATGCTTCGCTACTGTCAGATATCATCAGCTTCTCGATAGAACACGTGCTTCCCCTGGTGTACTCGTCAGAGTTCACCACCAGCAGCAGTAAATGCGAACAGCGTGGTCACGCCGATGCTAGTTTATCTCTGTACCTTCTGTTCAACGGAATACTGCTTCATCGATGGCAATATTTCTACAAGTCTAGTGTTCTGAAGCAATTCGCTCCCAGTTCAGTGGGCGCATTGCAGCAGCCTCAGTCTGCGCTTGAACACTCGGATCAATTTGGTGCCATAATGAACGCGTACGGTCAGGCTATCGTATGCGCCAGCGATCCTCACATTACCCGTGCCACACTACAGTCACTTCAAGCGTTGCACGAGCGGTGGAAGCTCTACCAGAAGGGTTTCTTCCGCGATAACTTACTTCAGTCGTTCGAGGCTGCCATCATCAAGGCGTTGGCCGCGCCGGAAGGAATTATGCACTACGAGCTGTTGCTGTCGGTGTTGCACAGCATGGGAGAGGTGGATATGAAGCTCCTGCATGGAACCTTCACCGGGATTGGTTTCCCGGAGGATTCGAAACTGGTCGAGGATGTTTGCCTTGCTTCG GATTATCCAACCTTCGCACACCGCATGAATCAGCTCATCCAGGACACCAAGTGCGGCCAGCTGACCGAAACGGCTTAA